The Corynebacterium marinum DSM 44953 genome contains the following window.
GGCGCTGGTCGAGGATTCCCTCGGCGTCGACGGTGATCTCCTCGGCGGGCATGATCGACGGGTGGAGCTCCACCGTCACGGTGGTGCTGCCCACCCGCACCAGTGGCCGGTAGATGCCGTTGCCGGCCTCGCGGAGCTGGGTGCGGACCTCATCGACCATGCCCGGATCGAAAGAGGTCTCTTCCCGGAGGCGGGCGAGGTGGGCGTCCAGATTGGCGACACGATGATCGCGCATGAGAAAGGTCGAGGCGTACAGCACGGGGGCTTCTCCTTGTAGTCGACCATTTAATCTACCCAAAAATTGTGCACTACAGTTCCAGGTGGGAGATTTACGACGTAAGCATATCCTCACCCGGAGCCTGAACAGGGGAACCTCGCATGACCGCTGGACTGAAGACAGAAAATCCGAGTGCCCTAGACAGGTACTTCCACATCACCGAGCGGGGCTCGACGGTCAGCGGTGAGATCCGCGCGGGCGTCGTGACCTTCTTCGCGATGGCGTACATCGTCATCCTCAACCCGCTGATCATCGGCACCACCCCAGACGTCAACGGCACCACCCTGGGCATTCCCCAGGTGGCCGCCGCCACCGCGCTGGCCGCCGGCGTGATGACGATCGCCTTCGGCCTCATCGCCCGCTACCCCTTCGGCATCGCCGCGGGCCTGGGGCTCAATACCCTGGTGGCCGTCACCCTGGTCGCCGGCGAAGGCCTCACCTGGCCGGAGGCCATGGGTCTGGTGGTCCTCGACGGTGTGGTCATCGTGCTGCTGGCAGTCTCCGGTTTCCGCACCGCGGTCTTCCGTGCCATCCCGCCGTCGATGAAGGCGGCGATGGGCGTGGGCATCGGCCTGTTCATCGCCATCATCGGCTTCGTCGACGCGGGCTTCGTCCGCCGCATCCCCGACGCCGCCGGCACCACCGTGCCCGTCGGCCTGGGCATCGACGGGTCCGTGTCCTCCTGGCCGACCGTCACGTTCGTCCTCGGCCTGATCATCTGCGGTTTCCTGGTGGTCCGCAAGATCCGCGGAGGCCTGTTCCTGGGCATTCTGGCCACCACCATCATCGCCATGATCGTGGAAGCTCTCACCGATTCCGGCCCCTCTTTCGTCGACGGCGAGCCCAACCCCTCCGGCTGGTCGCTGGCAGTGCCGGTCCTCCCCGAAAGCTTCGGCGGCGTGCCGGACCTGTCCATCGTCGGCGCGGTCGACATCTTCGGGGCGTTCACCCGCATCGGTGCGATCGCCGCCTCGCTGCTGGTGTTCACCCTGGTCCTGGCCAACTTCTTCGACGCGATGGGCACCATGACGGCCCTGGGCAAGCAGGGCAAACTCGTCGACGAGAACGGCGAGCTGCCCCAGATGAAGAAGGCCCTGGTTGTCGAGGGCTTCGGCGCCATCGTCGGCGGCGCGACCTCCTCGTCCTCCGCCACCGTCTACGCGGACTCCGCCGCGGGCGTCGGCGACGGCGCGCGCACCGGCCTGGCGAACATCGTCACCGGTCTGCTCTTCCTGCTGGCCATGTTCCTCACCCCGCTCTACGAAGTCGTCCCGATCGAGGCCGCCGCGCCCGTGCTGGTCATCGTCGGCGCGATGATGATGGCCCAGATCACCGACATCGAGTGGACGAAGTTCCACATTGCTCTGCCGGCCTTCCTCACCATCGTGGTCATGCCCTTCACCTACTCCATCGCCAACGGCATCGGCGTCGGCTTCATCGCCTTCGCCCTGATGTCGGTGGCCGCCGGCAAGACCCGGGAGGTCCACTGGATCATGTGGCTGGTCTCCGCGCTGTTCATCGCCTACTTCGGCATGGACCCGCTCCTCGAGGCCATCGGTTAGACGCATGCGCATCCGCATCGACGACCCCGCCGACCCGCGTCTCGACGACGTCCGCCACCTCAACCGCTCCGACAACCGCCCCGACCTGCCGGGCGGGAAAGGCCTGGTGATCGCCGAGGGGCCGCTGGTGGTGGGCAGGCTGCTGGAATCACGGTTTCCCGTGCGCCGCCTGGTGGGGTTTCCGGCCAAACTGGACGCCTTCCTCGCGGAGACCGAGGTGCCCGCCGATCTGCCGATCTACGAGATCAGCCGGGAGGTGCTCGCCGCCGTCGCGGGTTTCGACATGCACCGCGGCCTGCTCGCCGCCGCCGACCGGGCGTCCGAACCCGAGCTCGCGGACATCCTCGCCGCCGCCCGCACGGTCGTCGTGCTCGAGGGGGTGGGCGACCACGAGAACATCGGCTCCATGTTCCGCAACGCCGCCGGGATGGGTGCGGATGCGGTCCTGTTCGGCAACGGCTGCGCGGATCCGCTCTACCGCCGGGTGGTCCGCGTGTCCATGGGCCACGTGCTGCGTACGCCTTTCGCCCACCTGGCGGGCAGCCGCACGACGTGGCAGCGTTCGCTCGCCGCGCTTTCCGACGCCGGGTTCCGCCTCGTCTCCCTGACACCGGACCCGGAGGCGGAGCATCTGGCGGACGCCCTCGTCGATGAGCACGGTCGGCCGTGGCCGAAGGTGGCCCTGCTCGTCGGCGCGGAGGGGCCCGGCCTGACGGAGCACGCCATGCGCGCGACCGACGTCCGGGCCAGGATCCCCATGGCGCCCGGGACCGATTCGCTTAATCTGGCCACCTCGGCCGCGATCGCCTTCTACGAACGCGACCGTTCCCTGCGTTAATCCCGGTCGGAGTGCCGGATCTTCTCGTTCACCCAGGAACGGGCCCGGCGTGCCCGGCGGCCCAGGACCGCACCGGCGCGCCTGGCGGCCGCCACCGACTCGTCCGCCCAGCGGGGGAGGCGGGTGTGGTCCTCCTCGGCGGGGGACTCGTAGTCGTCGTAACCCCCGACCAGGTCGGGTTCATCCCGCCCGCGGGACGCGCGCTCGCGTTCCTGCCGCGGGCCGTCCACCGCGCGCGGCGCCGGCCGTCCGTCCACCGCGTAGGCGACGACATGGATGTCCGGGCCCTCCGGTGTGACGTCCACCCCCACCCAGGAGCGCTGGGCCTCGGCGACCAGGTCGACCGGCTCAAAAGGTAGGGAGATGCCCCCGGCGCTCTCGGCCTTCTCCCCGGCCCAGAAAGGCGCCTCGAAGGGTTCCGGGAGCCCGACGTCCTCGTAGGTGCGGTTGCGCTCCGCGCACAGCGACCGTTTGAGCACCCCGCCGCGCCAGTGCGCCACAGCGCCGTACCCGGTCGCGATGTTCACGGCGAAGGCGTAGATGTCGGCGGCCGGCACCGAATTCAGGAGGCGGCGGTCGATCCCGGAGAGCTCGGGCGTGTCGGTGAGCACCGTCTGCACGATGGTCACCCCGGGGAAACCCGCCACGTAGTACTCGCCCGCAGACGCCTGGGCCGAGCGGTTCAGGGGAAATTCACCGATCGGGGTGATCGGCCACGCCGGGTTGAGCTGGGCGAGGTACTTCCGGCCGAAACCTCGGTCCGCCCTCGGCTCCGCGGCGATGATTCGCGCCGGGTCAGCGGCCGTGACAAACCACAGGGTGACGACAGTCTCCACGACCCTCCGCCCCTAGTCCCGCGGACGCTTCGTGTTTGCGCGGACGCCCAGCAGCACGTCCTCCCAGTGGGGGGTCACCGCTTTGCGACGCCTCCGGGCCGGCGCCTTGTCCTCCGCCTCGGGCTCCTTCCCGAACTCTCCCCCTTCGAGCTGTTCCGCCCCCTCGTCCCCGGCCGCGGCGGAGTTCTCCTCCGCCCGGTCCTCGTGGTCCTCCTCGTAGCGGTTGCCCCGCCCGACGGAGGTGAGGGTGCGCACCGGCTGGACGAAATCTGGGTCCGTGAGGTCGGCCGCCACCGGGTTGCGCGCCTCCGCGGTCGACTTCGAGGTGGGCCGCACCTCGATGGCCCATTCGGCCTCGTTCTCCGAGAGTCCTGCGGTCCAGGACACCCTTGCGACCCAGGTGCCGTCAGGCTCCCGGTAGGCGTCCCAGTCGGTGTCGGCGACGGAGTGCCCGCGCGCGGCGAAAGCGGCCGCCAGCACCTCCCACAGGGTCAGTTTCGCGGGGCCGTCCTCGCGGACGGGGTGCGCCTGCTTGGCCAGCTCCGACATCCGGGAGCGTTCCAGCAGCACCGGGTGCGCGAAAGCCTCGACCCGGGACTCGGCGACGCCCATTTCTTCGGCCAGCTGGGCGACGGAGGCGCCTGCGCGGATCCGGGTCTGGATCTCCCGGGGGCGCATGGTCAGCGGGGTGGTGAGCAGCGGGTCGGGGGTCGGCAGCGCGCGCGCCGCAGATGCAGGCCGCGGGACGGGCTCCGGCTCAGGCTCCGGCTGCCGTTCCGGCGTTTCCTCCGGCGCGGCGGTGATCTCCGGTGTCCGGCCGGCGAGAAGATCGCGGGCGGCGTCATCGAGCCGGGTGACGTCGAGGAAGAACTGGTCGCCGTCCTCGGCGCGCAGAACCAGGGAGGTCGGCGTCGATTCGCCGGGGACGAGGAACAACTCGCGCATGCGTTCTCCTTCAGGACAGCTCACGTGATGTATTCCACCCTAACGCAGACATGCGCCGGACCGGGTGAGGTCCGACGCATGTTTGAGATTCGACGCAGGGCGGCTACTTGTTGGCCACGCCCGACTCGAGGACGTGGTCGATCGCCTTGGTCAGGGTCACGACATCGGCGGAATCGATCGCCGGGAACATGCCGATACGCAGCTGGTTGCGGCCCAGCTTGCGGTAGGGCTCGACATCCAGGATGCCGTTGGCGCGCAGGACCTTGGCCAGCACGGCGGCGTCGATGGAGTCGTCGAAGTCGATGGTGCCGACGACCAGCGAGCGCTTCGCCTTGTCGGTGACGTAGGGCGAGGTCTCCTCGCGGGCCTCTGCCCAGGAGTACAGGGCGTCGGAGGATGCGGTCGTGCGGGCGACCATGCCGTCCAGGCCGTCGTTCTCGTTCATCCACTTGACCTGGTTGTCCAGCATGAGCAGGGTACCCACGGCCGGGGTGTTGTAGGTCTGGTTCTTCAGGGAGTTGTCCACTGCGGTCTGCAGGTTGAGGAACTCCGGGATGAAGCGGTCGGAGGAGTTGATCTTCTCGATGCGCTCCAGGGCTGCCGGGCTCATGGCGGCCAGCCACAGGCCGCCGTCGGAGGCGAAGCACTTCTGGGGGGAGAAGTAGTAGACGTCGGCGTTGGTGATGTCCACCGGCAGGCCGCCGGCGCCGGAGGTGGCGTCGATGGTGACGAGTGAGCCCTCGGACCCCTCCGGGCGGACCACGGGAACCATGGCGCCGGTGGAGGTCTCGTTGTGCGCCCAGGCGATGACATCCGCACCTTCGAAAGCCTGCGGCTCAGGGGTGTCGCCCGGCTCGGAGGTGGCGACCGACGGCTCGTCCAGCCACGGCGCCAGCTTGGAGGCCTTGGCGAACTTGGAGGAGAACTCGCCGAAGGAGAGGTGGCCGGACTTCTTCTCGATCAGGCCGAAGGTCGCCGCATCCCAGAATGCGGTCGCGCCGCCGAGGGACAGGATGATCTCGTAGCCCTCCGGCAGGGAGAACAGGTCGGCGAGACCCTCGCGGACGGAGCCGACGACGTTCTTGACGGCCGGCTGGCGGTGGGAAGTGCCGATGATGTCGCGGCCGCCGTCGACGATGGCCTGGATCTGCTCGGGGCGGACCTTGGACGGGCCGCAGCCGAAACGGCCGTCAGCGGGGAGGAGATCGGCGGGGAGGGTGGGGAACTCGGTCATGGAGATGACGTCCCTTTCGTGGTTTGTGAGGTAGCTGTCCAAACGAGATCAACCTTAG
Protein-coding sequences here:
- the serC gene encoding phosphoserine transaminase, with amino-acid sequence MTEFPTLPADLLPADGRFGCGPSKVRPEQIQAIVDGGRDIIGTSHRQPAVKNVVGSVREGLADLFSLPEGYEIILSLGGATAFWDAATFGLIEKKSGHLSFGEFSSKFAKASKLAPWLDEPSVATSEPGDTPEPQAFEGADVIAWAHNETSTGAMVPVVRPEGSEGSLVTIDATSGAGGLPVDITNADVYYFSPQKCFASDGGLWLAAMSPAALERIEKINSSDRFIPEFLNLQTAVDNSLKNQTYNTPAVGTLLMLDNQVKWMNENDGLDGMVARTTASSDALYSWAEAREETSPYVTDKAKRSLVVGTIDFDDSIDAAVLAKVLRANGILDVEPYRKLGRNQLRIGMFPAIDSADVVTLTKAIDHVLESGVANK
- the sepH gene encoding septation protein SepH, which translates into the protein MRELFLVPGESTPTSLVLRAEDGDQFFLDVTRLDDAARDLLAGRTPEITAAPEETPERQPEPEPEPVPRPASAARALPTPDPLLTTPLTMRPREIQTRIRAGASVAQLAEEMGVAESRVEAFAHPVLLERSRMSELAKQAHPVREDGPAKLTLWEVLAAAFAARGHSVADTDWDAYREPDGTWVARVSWTAGLSENEAEWAIEVRPTSKSTAEARNPVAADLTDPDFVQPVRTLTSVGRGNRYEEDHEDRAEENSAAAGDEGAEQLEGGEFGKEPEAEDKAPARRRRKAVTPHWEDVLLGVRANTKRPRD
- a CDS encoding DUF6928 family protein — translated: METVVTLWFVTAADPARIIAAEPRADRGFGRKYLAQLNPAWPITPIGEFPLNRSAQASAGEYYVAGFPGVTIVQTVLTDTPELSGIDRRLLNSVPAADIYAFAVNIATGYGAVAHWRGGVLKRSLCAERNRTYEDVGLPEPFEAPFWAGEKAESAGGISLPFEPVDLVAEAQRSWVGVDVTPEGPDIHVVAYAVDGRPAPRAVDGPRQERERASRGRDEPDLVGGYDDYESPAEEDHTRLPRWADESVAAARRAGAVLGRRARRARSWVNEKIRHSDRD
- a CDS encoding NCS2 family permease, with translation MTAGLKTENPSALDRYFHITERGSTVSGEIRAGVVTFFAMAYIVILNPLIIGTTPDVNGTTLGIPQVAAATALAAGVMTIAFGLIARYPFGIAAGLGLNTLVAVTLVAGEGLTWPEAMGLVVLDGVVIVLLAVSGFRTAVFRAIPPSMKAAMGVGIGLFIAIIGFVDAGFVRRIPDAAGTTVPVGLGIDGSVSSWPTVTFVLGLIICGFLVVRKIRGGLFLGILATTIIAMIVEALTDSGPSFVDGEPNPSGWSLAVPVLPESFGGVPDLSIVGAVDIFGAFTRIGAIAASLLVFTLVLANFFDAMGTMTALGKQGKLVDENGELPQMKKALVVEGFGAIVGGATSSSSATVYADSAAGVGDGARTGLANIVTGLLFLLAMFLTPLYEVVPIEAAAPVLVIVGAMMMAQITDIEWTKFHIALPAFLTIVVMPFTYSIANGIGVGFIAFALMSVAAGKTREVHWIMWLVSALFIAYFGMDPLLEAIG
- a CDS encoding TrmH family RNA methyltransferase, with translation MRIRIDDPADPRLDDVRHLNRSDNRPDLPGGKGLVIAEGPLVVGRLLESRFPVRRLVGFPAKLDAFLAETEVPADLPIYEISREVLAAVAGFDMHRGLLAAADRASEPELADILAAARTVVVLEGVGDHENIGSMFRNAAGMGADAVLFGNGCADPLYRRVVRVSMGHVLRTPFAHLAGSRTTWQRSLAALSDAGFRLVSLTPDPEAEHLADALVDEHGRPWPKVALLVGAEGPGLTEHAMRATDVRARIPMAPGTDSLNLATSAAIAFYERDRSLR